Genomic window (Streptomyces yatensis):
CCTGCCCGCGGCACAGGATCAGGCGCAGGCGTGAATCGCGAAACATGTGGAGGCATGGGATGGGCGGCACGGCAGGATCCGAAGGCGGCCGACGGCGTGGCCGGGTAGCGCGCTGGGGTGCCCTGGCCGGCGCCGCGGCCCTGGCGACCGTGGGCGGGGTGGCCCCCGCATGGGCCGCGCCCTCGAAGGGCGGCGACACCGCGACCCCGGTGAAGCATGTGGTGGTGATCTTCGACGAGAACATCTCGTTCGACCACTACTTCGGCACGTACCCGAAGGCGGCGAACACGGACGGCACGAAGTTCACGCCCTCCAAGCACACGCCCAAGAACATCGACACCCTGGCGCACGCCGGGCTGCTGAAGAAGAACCCCAATCTCTACAAGCCCAAGCGGCTGGCCAGTGACCAGGCCATGACCTGCGACCAGAACCACTCCTACGGACCCGAGCAGTACGCGGCCAATGGCGGCAAGGCCGATAAGTTCGTGGAGAACACCGAGGTCAGCAAGTGCACCGGGCTGTTCGGCGAGCCCGGCCTGGTGATGGACTACTACGACGGCAACACCGTCACCGGCCTGTGGAACTACGCCCAGCACTACGCGATGAGCGACCGTTCCTTCAGCTCGGCCTACGGCCCCTCCACCCCCGGGGCGCTGGAACTGGTCTCGGGCCAGACCCACGGCGTGATCTCCACCGACCCCAAGTCCTCCACCGAGGACCCCCGGCAGACCGACAAGCCGGACGCGTACACGGTGGCCTCGCCGGATGCCAAGGGCGTCGGCACGGTGATCAATGACCCGGATCCCGCCTTCGACGACTGCTCCAACAAGGACCACACCAGCGCGAACGCCCTGGCCCGCATGCAGGGCCGGAACCTCGGCGATCTGCTCAACGCCAAGGGGGTGACCTGGGGCTGGTTCCAGGGCGGCTTCCGCCCCAGCACCGCCTGGAACGGCGAGCAGGACCACTACGCCAAGTGCTCCGGCACCACCCATAAGAACGTCGGCGGCGCCGAGTCGGTGGACTACAGCCCCCACCACGCCCCGTTCCAGTACTACAAGTCCACGGCCAACCCGCATCACCTCCCGCCGAAGAACGTGCGGGAGATCGGCCGGAGCGGTCAGGCCAACCACAACTACGACCTCACCGACTTCGACGCGGCGCTCAAGACGGGCCATCTGCCGGCCGTCAGCTTCCTGAAGGCCGCCGAGTACCAGGACGGCCACGCCGCCTACTCCGACCCGATCGACGAGCAGCACTTCCTGGTCAAGCAGATCAACGCGATCCAGAAGTCGCCGCAGTGGAAGGACACCGCGGTCGTCGTCGCGTACGACGACAGCGACGGCTGGTACGACCACGCCTACGCCAAGCCGCTCAACGGGTCGAAGGACAAGACCGCCGGCTCCAACGGCAAGGCCACCGACAGCCCCGCCTGCCAGTCCGGCCCCGAGCCCGCCGCCGGCTACCAGGACCGCTGCGGCCCCGGCCCCCGGCAGCCGCTGCTGGTGATCTCCCCCTTCAGCAAGGCCAACAAGGTCGACCACACCCAGACCGAGCAGACGTCGATCACCCGCTTCATCGAGGACAACTGGCACACCGGCCGGATCGGTGACGCCTCCTTCGACAGCCGGGCGAACTCCCTCTCCGGGCTGTTCGACTTCCGCCACCCCAACAACACCCAGGTGCTGCTGAAGTCCGACGGTTCGGTCGCGTCGGTGCACAAGGCCGGTCACTACACGACCACCGCACTGGCCGCCCACGCCCCGATCGTGAACGCGGCGGCCCCCAACGCGCTGACCACCCGGCGTCTCGCCGACGGCCGGGGCACCTCCGTCGCCCTGCCCATCGGCCTCGCGGCGGGTGTGCTGGTGCTCGGCGGCGCCGGTACGGCGCTGGCCCTCCACCGTCGCCGCACCGTGCGGACCGCGGGCTAGGCCCGTCCGCGCGCGCACGGCACACCGCCGTCGGGTCCGCCGCCACACCTCCTCCCCAGGTGGCGGCGGACCCGGCCGTTTGGCGTGGGGCGGAGCGGCCGGGGTGGGGAAACAGCGGCGGGGAATAAAGCGGAGCCTTTCTCCGGTTGAATGCGGGCGGTAGACGTAGAGGCGTACCGAGACCGACGTACGCGCACCGCAGTGCGACCAGGGAGGCGGGCCACCGTGGCCGATGAGCAGGACCGGCGAGACGACCAGCAGGACCCCATCCGGGCCCGGGCCCTCGGCAGCGCACCGGTGCCCCTGTCGGTGCTGGACCTGGCGACCGTCGGCAGCGGGGTGACGGCCGCCGAGGCGCTGCGGACCACCACCGAGCTCGCCCGGCTCACCGAGCGCCGGGGCTTCCACCGCTTCTGGGTGGCCGAGCACCACTCGATGCCCGGAGTCGCCAGCACCTCCCCGGCGGTGATCCTCGCCCACCTCGCCGCGCACACCGAGCGGATCCGGCTGGGCTCCGGCGGAGTGATGCTCCCCAACCACGCCCCGCTGGTCATCGCCGAGCAGTTCGGCACCCTGGAGGCGCTCGCCCCCGGCCGGGTGGACCTCGGCCTCGGCCGCGCGCTCGGCACCGACGGGGCCACGGCCGCCGCCCTGCGCCGCACCGACCGGCTGCGCGAGGGCGCCGACGACTTCCCCCAGCAGCTCGCCGAGCTGACCCGCTTCCTCGACGACGACTTCCCCGACGGCCACCGCTACGCCCGTATCCACGCGGTGCCGGGGCCGGTGCAGGGCACCGTGCCCGGCGGGGTCCAGTCCGCCGACCGGCCCTCGATCTGGCTGCTGGGCTCCAGCGGATTCAGCGCCCGGCTCGCCGGGATGCTCGGCCTGCCGTTCTCCTTCGCCCACCACTTCTCCGCGGCCAATACGGTCCCCGCGCTCGATCTCTACCGCGAGACCTTCCGGCCGTCCGCCGCGCTGGACCGGCCGTACGCCTCGATCGGCGTCTCGGCCTTCGCCGCCGAGGACGAGAAGGAGGCCCACCGGCAGGTGCTCACCGGCGCCCTGGCCATGATCCGGCTGCGCACCGGACGCCCCGGCCTGGTGCCGACGCCCGAGGAGGCCGAGGCGTACGAGTTCAACGAGATCGAGCGCGACTTCATCAACAGCTGGCTCGCCAACGTCGAGTACGGCACCCCGGACCAGGTCCGCGAGGGGCTCGACGGGCTGATCAAGCGCACCGGAGTGGACGAAATCAAGATCACGGCCAATGCGCACGGCCGTGAGGCCCGTCTGCGCTCGTACGAGCTGATCGCGGATGCCTACGATCTCCCGACGGCGCAGACGGAGGCGTAGCCCTCATCGGCCCAGTCCTCACGACCCGGCCCTCACCGGCCCAGCCCTCATCGGGCCCTCACCGGCGCAGCCCTCACCGGCCCGGCCCAGCCCTGACCGACGTAGCCCTACCCGGACGCCGGGCAGGTGATCATCGTCTGTATGCGGTCCGGCGGCACCGGACGGGAGTAGAACCACCCCTGTCCGGTATCGCAGCCGATTCGCCTCAGCCGCTCCGCCTGCTCGGCGCTCTCCACGCATTCGGCCGTCACGGTCAGGCCCAGCCGGTGCGCGAGCTGCACCAGCGCCTCGACGATGGTCTCGTCGGCCGGATTCGGATGCTCCTCGGCCCGGAACCCCTGGACGAACGAGCCGTCCAGCTTGAGCGTGGAGACCGGCAGCCGGCTGAGATAGGCGAGGTTGGAGTAGCCCGTCCCGAAGTCGTCGATCGCGATGGGCACCCCCATGTCGCTGAGCCGCTGCAGCGCCTGCAGCGGACGCCCCGTCGACCCCATCACCGCCGACTCGGTCAGCTCCAGCTGCAGCAGATGCGGCGGCAGCCCGGTCTCCGCCAGGATCGTGCCGACATCGGCGACCAGGTCGGAGTCCCACACCTGGCGGACCGCCACATTGACGCTGACCACCAGCGGATGGGTCGGATTGGCCAGCTGCCAGGCGCGGGCCTGGCGGCAGGCGGTGCGCAGCACCCATCGGCCCAGCGGCACGATCGCGCCGTTCTCCTCGGCCAGCGGGATGAACCGGTTCGGCGACAGCCGCCCGAACTGCGGATGGTCCCAGCGCACCAGCGCCTCCACCCCCCGGACGACCCCGTCGCCCAGCCCCACCAGCGGCTGGTAGTCGAGCACGAACTCCTCGCGCTCGACCGCCGGGCGCAGAGTGCTGGACAGCGCCTGCCGGGTCATCCGATGGGCGTTGCGCTCCGGGTCGAAGAGCGTCCAGCGCGCCTTGCCGTCCTCCTTCGCCCAGTACAGCGTGGTGTCCGCGGCCTGCATCAGCCAGGTGGTGTGGGTGCCGGCCGCGGGCCGCTCCACCACGCCGATGCTCGCCGACACCGACAGCCGCTGACCGCCCACGTCGAACGGTTCCTGCAGGGCGGCCAGCAGCGACCGGGCGAGGTCGCACAGCTGCTCGGTGCCGGTGGAGTTGCGGACCAGCAGGGCGAACTCGTCCCCGCCGAGCCGCGCCACCAGATGGCCGCCGGGCGCGGCGCATTCGGTGAGCCGCTGGGCGACCGCGCCGAGCAGCCGGTCACCGACCCGGTGGCCGAGGGTGTCGTTGACCGCCTTGAAACCGTCCAGGTCGAGATAGCAGAGCCCGATCCGGCCGGTGCCCCCGTGGTCGTAGGTGGCCGCCTCCAGCGCCGAGGTCATCCGCTCGAAGAACAGGCTCCGGTTGGGCAGCCGGGTGACCGGATCGTGCATCTGCAGATGGCGCAGCCGCCCCTGGAGATCCCGCTGGTCGCTGATGTCGGCCATCGACAGCAGCAGGCTGCAGCTGTCCGGCGCGGGCTCGATGGTGATCTCGGCCCACAGGGCATGGCCGTCGGCGCGCAGCAGCCGCCGGGTGCGGCGCAGCCGGGCGAGACGGCCGCCCAGGACGTCCCGGTACTCCTTCCAGGTGCGCGGATCCTCGCGCAGATTGGCCAGATCCGCCGCGCTGCGGGTGGTCAGTACGGCCGGATCGGTGCCCAGCAGGGCGCCGAGCGCGGGGTTGGCGTCACGCACTCTGCCCTCGCGGTCGACGACGGCCATGGCGAGGCGCGCCACATTGAAGGCGGCGCGGTAGTCGCCGGGCGCGGGGCCCGGGGCCGGGCCGGCGCCCGGGGGCGCGCCTGACGCCGAGGGCGCCCCGGGCGCTGGGGGCGCGCCCGGGGGCGACGGCGCGTCGATGGCCGGGCGAGGTGCGCCGGCGTCCTCCGCAACAGGGAGGACGCTGGGGGCAGCATCACGCTCTGTGATCGTCGGCAGCGTCGCGCCCAGGGCGCGGCCCTGCCCGTCAGGGATTCCGCTCACCGCTCGCTCCCGCGTGGCGTTCGTTGTGTCCAGGTTGTTCGTACGCATCTTGTTGTCTCACACCGGGTGCCGGGCAGACCGTAATTTCCTGCCTGAAGGGGGATTCCCCGCTGGACATGTGCCGATCATAGGGGCTCGTACTCCGGGCGTTTCCTCGACGTCATCGCGCTCACCGCCGCCTTGACAATGTGTTTGGTCGTATCTGTTCGACTCTGCGCGGGCCAACAGCCGCTCTGACCGATTGTGACCGTCTGTTACGTACCCGGATCGCGGCCTCTTCACTCGACCAGCCCATCCCAACAGGGCGTACCCCGCCAATTCACCTCAGGGTGGAGTGGGTGTTCGGACTACGCCCGGGAGGTCGACATGGTGCGTCCTCAGGTACCCGAGGGGGTGCACCGGCAGCCTCGGCTGCGTCGGACCGGGGCCCTGCTGACCTCGTTGAGCGCGCTCATCGCGACCACCGTGGTGGCGGGCCCCGCTGTCGCGGCCGGCCCCGGCGGACCCTGTGACCTGGAACGTACCGACGCCCACCACTCGGAGGGCCTGGACACCTGGAACTCCCGCTACCCGCGCCCGGTGCGCCGGCTGGACGCGGCGATGGTCTTCCTGTCGTTCCCGGACGCCAAGCCCAGAGTAACGCCGGCCCGGCTGGCCGCCGACCATGTCCCGGCGACCCCCGACTTCTTCAAGCGGGCGTCCTACGGGAAGTTCGCGCTGCGGGTGCATCCGCTGCGGCGCTGGCTCACCATGCCCCAGCGCTCCACCGCGTACGCCATACAGCGCGACTGGAACGCCAAGCGGCGGGCCGCGTATCTGCGCGACGCCATCGCGTCCGCCGATCCGCACCTCGATTTCGGCCGCTATGACCTCGTCTATCTGGTCGCCGACCCCGATGCCCCCGGTGTGGACGCCGACGCGACGAAAGTGGTCAACTTCGAAAAGCCGCTGCGCGCCGACGGTGTTGATCTGCGCCGTCTGGTGACCGTTTTCGAACACCATCCGCCGGACCGCAATGTCCTGGCCCATGAGACCGGCCATGTCTTCGACCTGCCCGACCTCTACCACCGGCCGAAGGACACCGACGCCAGCGCCGAATGGGACACCTACGTCGGCGACTGGGACCTGATGGGAAGCCAGTTCGGCATGGCACCCGATCCGTTCGGCTGGCACAAGTGGAAGCTGGGCTGGCTCGGCGCGCGCCAGGTGGCCTGCGACCGCGCCATCGGTCCGCGCCGCTACACCCTCCAGCCGCTCGCCGCCCCCATGGGGCGGGGCAGACCCGGCGCCGACACCCGCACCCGGCTGGTCGTCGTCCGCACCGGACCCACCACGGCGCTGGCCATCGAGGCGCGCGGCGGCCGCGGCAACGACGCGGGCACCTGCACCGAGGGCGTACTGGTCTACCGCGTCCACAACGACAAGGCGTCGGGCGACGGCCCCGTCCAGGTGCTGGACGGCCACCCGGCCACCTCCGCCTGCTGGAACGAGTCGGTCTACCCCGAACTCGCCGACGCACCGCTCGGCGTCGGCGACAGCCTGTCGGTCAAGGAGGACGCCGTACGGATCACGGTGGCCGGCCGCACCGCCGACGGGGGCTGGACCGTCCGGGTCAACCGCCGGGCGCGGTGATGACGGTGCCGCGCCGGTCTTCCACCACTCCTCGGCCCGCTGACGACGCCGCGCGGATGACCAGGTCGGGCGGCTGACGGAGCCGCGCCGATGGCCGGGGCGCGTGCATAACCGGTGATCAAGTCGGCTTCGAGGTGCCGCTTCGAGACTGTGGGCCCCTTTTCGACGTCGGGCGCCCGGGAGTTGAGAATGCCGCGACACGCGAATCTGGCCGAGGCCCTGAAGGAACGCGCCCTCCGGTGCGCCGACGGTACGGCGCTCGCCCACCCCGCCGACGACGGCACCGAACACCGCGTGTCCTACGCCGCGCTCGACGCCCGCGCCGACGCCGTGGCCGCCTGGCTGCGCGCCCGGGACGCGGCAGGCCGCCGGGTGCTGCTCGCCATGGACCCCGGTCCGCACGCCGCGGTGGCGCTGCTCGGCTGTCTGTACGCGGGCGCCGTCGCGGTGCCCGTCGCCGCGCCGTCCGCCTCCCGGACCGATGCCGAGCGCACCGCCTCGATCGTCCGTGACGCCGCCGTGGACCTCGTCCTCACCGAGACCGCCCACGCCACCGAGACCTCCCGCAGGCTCTCCCGGGTCGGCCGCGCCGGTCTGACCTGCCTCGCCGTCGACGGACTCCGCCGCGACGGGTACGACGGCGCGCCCCGGCAACCCGTCCGCACCACCGGCGACAGCCTCGCGCTGCTCGCCTACGACTCCGGGCCCGCCACCGCCCCACGTGGTGCCCTGCTCACCCATGGCAGCCTTACGGCGGCCATGGCGGGACTGCGGCGGACGCTCGGCACCGACCGCCACTCCCGGATCGGCGGCTGGCTGCCCCGCCGCCACACCCCCGGGCTGATCGGGCAGGTGCTGCATCCGCTGTGGCTGGGCGCCACCGCCGTGACGCTTCCGGCGGAGCCGTTCCGCACCGATCCGCTCGGCTGGCTGCGGGCCATCAGCCGCCACGGCATCACCGAAACCGTCGCGCCCGACATCCTCCACGCCCGCTGCGCCGCCCTCCTCGGCGACGAGCCACCGGCCGGGCTCGACCTCTCCCGCTGGCGGACCGCGCTGAACGCCGGGGAGCCCGTCTCGGCCGGGACCATGGCCGCCTTCCCCCACCGCTGCGCGCCCCTGGGGCTGCGC
Coding sequences:
- a CDS encoding phospholipase C gives rise to the protein MGGTAGSEGGRRRGRVARWGALAGAAALATVGGVAPAWAAPSKGGDTATPVKHVVVIFDENISFDHYFGTYPKAANTDGTKFTPSKHTPKNIDTLAHAGLLKKNPNLYKPKRLASDQAMTCDQNHSYGPEQYAANGGKADKFVENTEVSKCTGLFGEPGLVMDYYDGNTVTGLWNYAQHYAMSDRSFSSAYGPSTPGALELVSGQTHGVISTDPKSSTEDPRQTDKPDAYTVASPDAKGVGTVINDPDPAFDDCSNKDHTSANALARMQGRNLGDLLNAKGVTWGWFQGGFRPSTAWNGEQDHYAKCSGTTHKNVGGAESVDYSPHHAPFQYYKSTANPHHLPPKNVREIGRSGQANHNYDLTDFDAALKTGHLPAVSFLKAAEYQDGHAAYSDPIDEQHFLVKQINAIQKSPQWKDTAVVVAYDDSDGWYDHAYAKPLNGSKDKTAGSNGKATDSPACQSGPEPAAGYQDRCGPGPRQPLLVISPFSKANKVDHTQTEQTSITRFIEDNWHTGRIGDASFDSRANSLSGLFDFRHPNNTQVLLKSDGSVASVHKAGHYTTTALAAHAPIVNAAAPNALTTRRLADGRGTSVALPIGLAAGVLVLGGAGTALALHRRRTVRTAG
- a CDS encoding putative bifunctional diguanylate cyclase/phosphodiesterase → MRTNNLDTTNATRERAVSGIPDGQGRALGATLPTITERDAAPSVLPVAEDAGAPRPAIDAPSPPGAPPAPGAPSASGAPPGAGPAPGPAPGDYRAAFNVARLAMAVVDREGRVRDANPALGALLGTDPAVLTTRSAADLANLREDPRTWKEYRDVLGGRLARLRRTRRLLRADGHALWAEITIEPAPDSCSLLLSMADISDQRDLQGRLRHLQMHDPVTRLPNRSLFFERMTSALEAATYDHGGTGRIGLCYLDLDGFKAVNDTLGHRVGDRLLGAVAQRLTECAAPGGHLVARLGGDEFALLVRNSTGTEQLCDLARSLLAALQEPFDVGGQRLSVSASIGVVERPAAGTHTTWLMQAADTTLYWAKEDGKARWTLFDPERNAHRMTRQALSSTLRPAVEREEFVLDYQPLVGLGDGVVRGVEALVRWDHPQFGRLSPNRFIPLAEENGAIVPLGRWVLRTACRQARAWQLANPTHPLVVSVNVAVRQVWDSDLVADVGTILAETGLPPHLLQLELTESAVMGSTGRPLQALQRLSDMGVPIAIDDFGTGYSNLAYLSRLPVSTLKLDGSFVQGFRAEEHPNPADETIVEALVQLAHRLGLTVTAECVESAEQAERLRRIGCDTGQGWFYSRPVPPDRIQTMITCPASG
- a CDS encoding LLM class flavin-dependent oxidoreductase, with product MADEQDRRDDQQDPIRARALGSAPVPLSVLDLATVGSGVTAAEALRTTTELARLTERRGFHRFWVAEHHSMPGVASTSPAVILAHLAAHTERIRLGSGGVMLPNHAPLVIAEQFGTLEALAPGRVDLGLGRALGTDGATAAALRRTDRLREGADDFPQQLAELTRFLDDDFPDGHRYARIHAVPGPVQGTVPGGVQSADRPSIWLLGSSGFSARLAGMLGLPFSFAHHFSAANTVPALDLYRETFRPSAALDRPYASIGVSAFAAEDEKEAHRQVLTGALAMIRLRTGRPGLVPTPEEAEAYEFNEIERDFINSWLANVEYGTPDQVREGLDGLIKRTGVDEIKITANAHGREARLRSYELIADAYDLPTAQTEA
- a CDS encoding AMP-binding protein, which produces MPRHANLAEALKERALRCADGTALAHPADDGTEHRVSYAALDARADAVAAWLRARDAAGRRVLLAMDPGPHAAVALLGCLYAGAVAVPVAAPSASRTDAERTASIVRDAAVDLVLTETAHATETSRRLSRVGRAGLTCLAVDGLRRDGYDGAPRQPVRTTGDSLALLAYDSGPATAPRGALLTHGSLTAAMAGLRRTLGTDRHSRIGGWLPRRHTPGLIGQVLHPLWLGATAVTLPAEPFRTDPLGWLRAISRHGITETVAPDILHARCAALLGDEPPAGLDLSRWRTALNAGEPVSAGTMAAFPHRCAPLGLRPGALVAGYVPAEGSPVALATGRAPVPGADFAVVDPLTGRRLPDGAPGEIWVRGPAVATGHWGGPPDTAPLFAARVAEGPGGFLRTGDLGLTVNGQLRMTGRLRDALLVDGHTLHPQDVERELLRCARALGSARVFCAGPGAGALVVVQEVVRTAGGTRTGLPRLAARIRALIAEEFGVVTGALLLVRPGTVRGAGAAKVRRALLRERYLRGEVRALHAEFGPEVGEPCRGGAA
- a CDS encoding M6 family metalloprotease domain-containing protein; protein product: MVRPQVPEGVHRQPRLRRTGALLTSLSALIATTVVAGPAVAAGPGGPCDLERTDAHHSEGLDTWNSRYPRPVRRLDAAMVFLSFPDAKPRVTPARLAADHVPATPDFFKRASYGKFALRVHPLRRWLTMPQRSTAYAIQRDWNAKRRAAYLRDAIASADPHLDFGRYDLVYLVADPDAPGVDADATKVVNFEKPLRADGVDLRRLVTVFEHHPPDRNVLAHETGHVFDLPDLYHRPKDTDASAEWDTYVGDWDLMGSQFGMAPDPFGWHKWKLGWLGARQVACDRAIGPRRYTLQPLAAPMGRGRPGADTRTRLVVVRTGPTTALAIEARGGRGNDAGTCTEGVLVYRVHNDKASGDGPVQVLDGHPATSACWNESVYPELADAPLGVGDSLSVKEDAVRITVAGRTADGGWTVRVNRRAR